The DNA window TATGAGTACATGAAGGTGAAGCACCCGGACATCAGGCGCTCCACGGTAAGCATCCTCATGAACCGCCTGTGCGAGCGCGGCCTTCTCAGAAGGAGCGTCGAGAAGGGCAGGGGTGGGATGAGATACGTCTATTCCATAACGACAACCAGGGAGGAGTTCGAAGAGCGGGTCGTCCAGAGCATCCTCGACGCACTGATGACAAACTTCAGGGAGGCAACCTACGCATACCTGTCCAGAATTAAAAAGTGATGAAAGATGCTGTTCATCATCATGGCCCTTGAGGTTTTGCTGGCGGTGATGGCCCTAAAGGAGCTTGGCCTCAAGATAGCGGTGGCTGCCTTCGGCTCCGTAGTACTCCTCTACATCTGGGTCTCAACCAGGGACGTCAAAGGCAATTACGTAACCCTGCAGAGGAGTGAGATGCCCTGGCTCTACGACGGCATAGCGGAGATGGCCAGCAAGGCCGGGATTACAATGCCGCGAATATACATCCTGGACGACTACATACCAAACGCGTACTCCTTCAAAAACACTATAGTGCTCTCCCTCGGTCTTTTCGAGGTGCTCGACAGGGAGGAGATACTCGCGGTCGCCGCCCACGAGCTGGGCCACATAAAGAACGGGGATACCAAGGTATTCCCTGTGCTGGCGTACGGCAGGTACCTGATGATGGTCTTCACGGGGATACTGATACTCCTCGCCCACAGGCCGAGCGTTACGCTGGCGGCGCTGCTCCTCTACGCTCTCTACGAAGTCGCCAGAGCGAACTTTCTCAAGAGCAGGGAGTTTCTGGCGGACGAATCAGCACTCAGACTGCTGAACGTGCCCATGAGCCTGAAGCATGCCCTTGAGGAGCTCAAATACTACGAGGACCTCAGGGCCAATGTAAGACTGAGCGCCGTGCCCAGCATAGAGCCGTCCATAGAGAGACGCCAGAAGGTTCCGAGGATAGAAACCCACCCGAGCTACGATGAGAGAATATTCCGGATACTCGTCGAGCTTCACGGCAACAACATGTTCAACCAGCGCATGATGCAGTGATGCCTATGCCGGTGGAGATAGTACTTGACAGGGAACGGGCCGAGAGGATAAAGCGCATCCGGCCCACCAAGGACGAGTACTTCATGCTCATAGCCAAGCTTGTATCGCTCAGGGCGACCTGTCCGCGCCTGAGGGTAGGAGCGGTGGCTGTAAAGGATGGATACATCCTTGCAACCGGATACAACGGTGCGCCGAGGGGCATGGAGCACTGCATAGACGCCGGATGCCTCATCGTCGACGGCCACTGCCACAGGGCCGTCCATGCGGAGCAGAACGTCATAGCTATGGCGGCTAGAAAAGGCATAAGCCTAGAAGGAGCGACGCTCTACGTCACTCACTTCCCCTGCGACACATGCTTCAAGCTGGTGATCAACGCTGGAATCCGGGAGATAGTCTACGAGGAGATGTACCCAAACGAGGCAACGGAGATTCTCCTGAAGGAAGCACAGGAAAAAGGGATAGTCAGGATAAGACAGTTTAAACTCCCGAAGGAGCGGGTGCGGGTCTTTTTGGAGGAGCTTTTCGGGGAGTTCGTAGATTAAAGCTTCTCCTCGATTTTCTTCAGCCTTCCGTTCATTTCCTCAAGCTCAATGGCGATTTTCCGCGTCAGCTCGGTTATCTCCCGCTCGGTTCTGTCAACCGCCAGATACACCTTGAATATCATTATGTAGGACAGGCCGATGCTGAGGACAAAGAGGGCATCGAGTCCCCTACCAAGGCCGAGAAGCTTCCTAATCTCCTCCGCTATCTGGAGAGGAAAGATTGAAACCACCAAGAGACCAAGAAGGATGGCCTCCCAAAAGAGGAAATCCCCCCATTCAAACTCTTTCTTTCCGTACTTCCCAATCACGTAGAACATCAGAGCCAATACCACAACTATGGCTATGTACTGAACGGCGTACATCCCCATCACCTCATCTTGTCAAACAGCAGGTTGAGGGCTATCTTAACACCCTCCAAAACGTTCGTTCCCTTCTTCATCGAGTACTCTGTGTAGACTGCACGGATAGGCACCTCAACGATGCGGCATCGGTTCCTAGCGGCCTCGATTATAATCTCACTCGAAACCGCGTAGCGGTCGCACGTTATCCTTATTCTGGAGGCACATTCTCTGCTGAGACAGCGCAGACCGCTCTGACTGTCGCTCACGTATTTTCGGGCAAAGACGGCGGTTATCGCGTCGAGAACGAAGTTTCCAAAGCGCTTCACGAAGGGCATCTGGCTTGTGTCGCCCTTGAGCCTCGAACCAACCGCAAAGTCAGCCCTTCCCTCAGCAACGGGCCTCATGACGCGCAGGGCGTCGCTCACGAGGTGCTGGCCGTCGGCGTCGAAGGTGAGTATCAGCCTGGCGTTCTGCCTGAGGGCGTAGGCGATTCCAGTTCCGAGTGCACCGCCCAGACCCCTGTTGACGAGATGGTTCAGCACGTGGACGCCGTAGGAGCGCGCTATCTCCCTCGTCCCGTCCCTGGAGCCGTCGTTAACTACCACTACCTCATCCCGCCTGAAGTACCTGAGCAGGTCGTCCAGGACGCTCCCGAGGGTCTTCTCCTCGTTGTAGGCCGGGACGACAACGTAGGCATTTAAAATGTTCTCTAGAAGGGTCAGAAAACCCGGCATATCCTGAACCTCAAAATCCGGCGTGGAGTCCACCGAAAAGCTCATCCTCCCTGCGGTATGCCCAGTCACCATGACGCTCAGAGCGCCGAGTGCCCTGGCAGGGAGTACGTCGTAGCCGTGGTCGCCCACCACCAGAACCTTGGTGGGTTCGGCGCCGAAGGACTCGATTATCCGCTCCAGCTGCCCGGCGTTCGGTTTGAGTTCTCCGGAGGGGACGTCGTCCCGCGTCGAGATTATCCGGAAGTACTTCCTTATTCCGTGCATCTCCAGTGCCTTCAGAGTCGCCTTCCGGGAGCTTCTGGTCATTATTGCCATCTCGATGCCATTTTCCCTCAGAAAATTCAGAACGTCCAGAACCCCCTCAAAGAGAAAGCTCTCCCCTATCCTCTCGACTTCAAGCTCGACAAGGATAGAATAAAGCTCCCAGAAGTCCCTCCCGGTCTCGCGTGATATTCTGAGCAGGTTTTCGTACATGGGAGTCAGATCGCCGAGCGTTTCCTTGGGTATCCCCATTCCCAAGAGCCTCGATTTAAGCTCCTCCTTGAGTTCCGCGAAGGGTTTGGGCGCGCCGACCAGCGTCCCGTCGAGATCAAAAACTACGAGCCTCACATCCATGATATCCACCGAAGGATTTATTTTTGGCCAGCCCTAAGGGAGTCGGGTGTCTAAATATGATAGCGGCCGCTCCACTTATAGGTTTAACCCTGACGCTCATCCTTACCCCTTACATAGCCGCGAGAATGAAGAGGGCAGGAATAATCGGGAGAGACATCCACAAGATGGACCTGCCGGAAGTGGCTGAGATGGGGGGAGTAGCAATCCTCCTCGCCTTCCCCGTGGCACTCTCGCCCTTCATGAGCGAGGAAATCGCGAGGGTTATTCTGGTTTTCCTGCTCTTCGGGGTCGTCGGAATCATAGACGACCTGACGAATTTGAGACAGCTTCACAAGGTCGTTCTCTCGCTCGTAGTCTCCGTCCCGGTGGCGTTCTTCGGCGTCGCGCCGGAGGTTAACGTCTTCGGCTACACGATCAACCTCGGCATCCTGTACCCCGTCTTCGCGGCCCTCTTCGTCACGGGCTCGGCGAACCTGGTGAACCTGCTGGCCGGCTTCAACGGACTGGAGATGGGCACTTCCGCAGTAATCCTCGGTGTTTTAGCGGCCATAACCGATGGGGATGCGAGGCTCGTTGCCCTCACCGGCCTGGGAACGGTTCTCGGGTTCCTCTGGTGGAACAGGTATCCTGCGAGGGTTTTTCCGGGCGACACAGGAACACTCAGCGCCGGCGCATTGATAGGCCTCATCGCCATCACCGGAAAGGTCGAGGCCTACGCGGCGTTGCTCCTGATTCCCCACTTCCTGGATTTCATGATAAAGGCGGTCGGGGTTCGCTTTGGCGTGAGAAGGCACGGAAGAACGAAGGTTCTGCCGGATGGAACGCTTCAGGCGCCGCCGTACCCCAGCTTCCTGGGGACAATAATGAAACGGGTTAGGGTGACGGAGCCCAAACTGGTTGCGGTTGTGTGGCTGATAGAACTCACTCTTGGCCTTCTCGTCTGGGCTCTTCATCGATCACTTTGACCATTCCAAAGCCGTAGCGCGTCTTCTCGCCGAAGCCGTTTTCGTAGCCGAAGCGGGCTATCTCCAGGGAGCCGCGGTAGCGGAATATCATGAGGGAGCCGCGGTAGTAGGTGTCCCTGACGAGAATCCTGACGGGCTTGAACTTCACCACGTCTATCGTGAAGTCCTTTTCCTCGGGCATGGTGCCGAGTATCGCGGAGTAGCGCATCAGCATTACCTTGCGGAGCTTGTCGAAGAAGGCCTCTTCACTCGGATAGAGGTCCCATATCTTCATCTTGTTGCCGCTGAGCTTGACCGTCCTGACCATTATTGGACTGAGAGTTGAAAAGAGCGCCCCATCCCGTATTCTGGGCTCTTTCAGAATTTTGATGTCGTCCGCTATGAAGGCGGCATCACCCAGCTGAAGAATCGGGCTGTCAATAAAGCCCTCCACCACGGCCTTTATCAACTCGCTGGAAGACGAGGAGACGTAGAGGGAAACGTCGTCGGAGAGCACTTTTATTCCCCTGTCGGGTATCAGTTCACGCTTCCTGACCATGATGCGGGAGAAGGTGAAATAATCAACGTGACTTACTTCGGCCTCCCGAGCTATTTCGGGCGAAACTATGGCCATCTTCTCAAGAAGCTGAGCGTAAACGTCGTAGTTATAATTAAACGGGAGAATCGTGCCCTCCTTTGCGGGCCTGAACTTTATCTCAACTCTCATTACATCCCACCCCTTGCTATAACCCCATTATAGTTGGTACTCGAAGTTAATAAGAATTTCGCAAATAAACCAGGGTTCTATTACTTCAAAATTAAGTCAGGAAAAATCCGCACATCCCGTACCAAAGGTATATAAAGCCGAGTGCCTCAAAGCATGCATGGAAAAGATAGAGTTAAAAAGACCCTTCTACACAGTTTGAAACGTGAGAGGTGAAAGATTATGAGCGTTGAAGACGTCGGAGTCAAACCATCGGACGAGTACGATGATTACATCATGTATCTCAAAAGGAGGATTAGACAGCTTGAACTCCAGGTGAGAACCCTGGAGGCCGATAAGGAGAGGCTGGAGAGGGAGCTCTCTCGCCTTAGGATGGAGATGTCCCGGCTGAGACAGCCCCCGGCCTTCGCGGGCACACTCCTAGAGCTGCTCGACGAGGACAGGGCAATAGTCCAGAACTACAACGGCCCGCGCTTCGTTGTCAGGATAGCGCCGTGGATAGAGCGGGAGAACCTGCGTCCTGGAGCGAGGGTTGCCCTCGACCAGAGGACGATGG is part of the Thermococcus sp. 21S7 genome and encodes:
- a CDS encoding cytidine/deoxycytidylate deaminase family protein, coding for MPVEIVLDRERAERIKRIRPTKDEYFMLIAKLVSLRATCPRLRVGAVAVKDGYILATGYNGAPRGMEHCIDAGCLIVDGHCHRAVHAEQNVIAMAARKGISLEGATLYVTHFPCDTCFKLVINAGIREIVYEEMYPNEATEILLKEAQEKGIVRIRQFKLPKERVRVFLEELFGEFVD
- a CDS encoding glycosyltransferase 4 family protein, which codes for MIAAAPLIGLTLTLILTPYIAARMKRAGIIGRDIHKMDLPEVAEMGGVAILLAFPVALSPFMSEEIARVILVFLLFGVVGIIDDLTNLRQLHKVVLSLVVSVPVAFFGVAPEVNVFGYTINLGILYPVFAALFVTGSANLVNLLAGFNGLEMGTSAVILGVLAAITDGDARLVALTGLGTVLGFLWWNRYPARVFPGDTGTLSAGALIGLIAITGKVEAYAALLLIPHFLDFMIKAVGVRFGVRRHGRTKVLPDGTLQAPPYPSFLGTIMKRVRVTEPKLVAVVWLIELTLGLLVWALHRSL
- a CDS encoding glycosyltransferase, which codes for MDVRLVVFDLDGTLVGAPKPFAELKEELKSRLLGMGIPKETLGDLTPMYENLLRISRETGRDFWELYSILVELEVERIGESFLFEGVLDVLNFLRENGIEMAIMTRSSRKATLKALEMHGIRKYFRIISTRDDVPSGELKPNAGQLERIIESFGAEPTKVLVVGDHGYDVLPARALGALSVMVTGHTAGRMSFSVDSTPDFEVQDMPGFLTLLENILNAYVVVPAYNEEKTLGSVLDDLLRYFRRDEVVVVNDGSRDGTREIARSYGVHVLNHLVNRGLGGALGTGIAYALRQNARLILTFDADGQHLVSDALRVMRPVAEGRADFAVGSRLKGDTSQMPFVKRFGNFVLDAITAVFARKYVSDSQSGLRCLSRECASRIRITCDRYAVSSEIIIEAARNRCRIVEVPIRAVYTEYSMKKGTNVLEGVKIALNLLFDKMR
- a CDS encoding BlaI/MecI/CopY family transcriptional regulator, with the protein product MEPHEFKLTEEGIKAVLPPLEAEIMEHMWKVQVATAGQVYEYMKVKHPDIRRSTVSILMNRLCERGLLRRSVEKGRGGMRYVYSITTTREEFEERVVQSILDALMTNFREATYAYLSRIKK
- the cas6 gene encoding CRISPR-associated endoribonuclease Cas6; the encoded protein is MRVEIKFRPAKEGTILPFNYNYDVYAQLLEKMAIVSPEIAREAEVSHVDYFTFSRIMVRKRELIPDRGIKVLSDDVSLYVSSSSSELIKAVVEGFIDSPILQLGDAAFIADDIKILKEPRIRDGALFSTLSPIMVRTVKLSGNKMKIWDLYPSEEAFFDKLRKVMLMRYSAILGTMPEEKDFTIDVVKFKPVRILVRDTYYRGSLMIFRYRGSLEIARFGYENGFGEKTRYGFGMVKVIDEEPRREGQE
- a CDS encoding DUF2304 family protein, with translation MYAVQYIAIVVVLALMFYVIGKYGKKEFEWGDFLFWEAILLGLLVVSIFPLQIAEEIRKLLGLGRGLDALFVLSIGLSYIMIFKVYLAVDRTEREITELTRKIAIELEEMNGRLKKIEEKL
- a CDS encoding M48 family metalloprotease codes for the protein MLFIIMALEVLLAVMALKELGLKIAVAAFGSVVLLYIWVSTRDVKGNYVTLQRSEMPWLYDGIAEMASKAGITMPRIYILDDYIPNAYSFKNTIVLSLGLFEVLDREEILAVAAHELGHIKNGDTKVFPVLAYGRYLMMVFTGILILLAHRPSVTLAALLLYALYEVARANFLKSREFLADESALRLLNVPMSLKHALEELKYYEDLRANVRLSAVPSIEPSIERRQKVPRIETHPSYDERIFRILVELHGNNMFNQRMMQ